TTGTTTCTCCTCCCCCTGCCCTTCTTGATCCGCCTCTGGATCAAACCCGGCTCTGGCAGCGCCCGGCAAGCGCTGCTCGTGCCTTTTTTTGCTGATCTCAATCGTCTGGAGCCGGGAGGGGGTGCGCGCACGGCTTCCCGGCGGGTGCGTGTTCATAAAATCCTGATCTGGCTGGCCTGGCTGCTGCTGGTGTTGGCCTCCACCCGGCCCCAGTGGTTGGAGCCCCCCCAGGGACTCCCCATCAGTGGTCGGGATTTGATGCTGGCGGTGGATCTTTCCGGTTCCATGGAGATGAAGGATTTTAAGCTCAAGGGGCGGCAAGTGGATCGCCTGACCGCCATCAAGGGGGTGGCTTTGGAATTTATCGACCGGCGCATTGGGGATCGCTTGGGTTTGATCCTCTTTGGGGACAACGCCTATCTCCAGACCCCTCTTACTTTTGATCTGACCAGTGTTAAAAAAATGCTTCTGGAAGCGGAAATTGGGCTTGCCGGGGAGAAGACTGCCATTGGCGATGCGATTGGGCTTGCCATCAAACGCCTTCGGGAGCGTCCGGGGGAGAGTCGGGTGTTGGTGCTCTTGACCGATGGGGCCAATACTGCCGGGGTGATGGATCCCGCCAAGGCTGCACAACTCGCTGCCCGGGAGGGAATTCGCATTTATACCATCGGCATGGGCTCCACCGAGCCGTTGCGCATCCCCGGCTTTTTCGGCTCCCGCCTGGTTGACCCTTCCCGGGATCTGGATGAGGGGTTGTTGACCCAGATGGCTGAAGAGACCGGTGGCCGCTATTTTCGCGCTTCGGAT
The Magnetococcales bacterium genome window above contains:
- a CDS encoding VWA domain-containing protein, whose translation is MESGFQIAWPWMLFLLPLPFLIRLWIKPGSGSARQALLVPFFADLNRLEPGGGARTASRRVRVHKILIWLAWLLLVLASTRPQWLEPPQGLPISGRDLMLAVDLSGSMEMKDFKLKGRQVDRLTAIKGVALEFIDRRIGDRLGLILFGDNAYLQTPLTFDLTSVKKMLLEAEIGLAGEKTAIGDAIGLAIKRLRERPGESRVLVLLTDGANTAGVMDPAKAAQLAAREGIRIYTIGMGSTEPLRIPGFFGSRLVDPSRDLDEGLLTQMAEETGGRYFRASDTASLAEIYHLLDELEPTLANQEMFVQHKPLFPWFLAPALVISLLLAMSVGWNGASPGKQTR